A single region of the Triticum dicoccoides isolate Atlit2015 ecotype Zavitan chromosome 2B, WEW_v2.0, whole genome shotgun sequence genome encodes:
- the LOC119363831 gene encoding uncharacterized protein LOC119363831, producing MPEPHQIHQPTPPTDPNSVASTAANARRNPAPLPLPEIAVPPVQPKMIIKGMLGRYERWNPVHPTAGAFWGVGLGFGCGVGWGPGFGPEVIGYVGAGCGVGFSVGITLAGVGVGLPQHGIIRNHYHGGGFASNVPFESARFYLLTMLKGMVWDAISYVSNVAAMRKESRQKLLRCQENPQVSGVDLPKLGKGMSSSFRSTMECIKAFTNQHWPP from the exons ATGCCCGAGCCCCACCAAATCCACCAACCCACGCCTCCAACCGATCCAAACTCCGTTGCCTCCACGGCTGCAAATGCCCGGCGCAATCCG GCCCcgctgccgttgccggagatcgCGGTGCCGCCAGTGCAGCCGAAGATGATCATAAAGGGGATGCTGGGCCGGTACGAGCGGTGGAACCCCGTGCACCCGACGGCGGGGGCCTTCTGGGGCGTCGGGCTGGGGTTCGGCTGCGGCGTCGGGTGGGGCCCGGGGTTTGGGCCCGAGGTCATCGGCTACGTCGGCGCCGGATGCGGCGTCGGCTTCAGCGTCGGCATCACGCTCGCCGGTGTCGGCGTCGGGCTGCCACAGCACGGCATCATCAGGAACCACTACCACGGCGGCG GTTTTGCAAGCAATGTCCCATTCGAATCAGCAAGGTTTTACCTCTTGACCATGCTAAAAGGTATGGTATGGGATGCCATCAGTTATGTGAGCAACGTCGCAGCTATGAGGAAAGAATCTCGACAGAAGCTTTTAAGATGTCAGGAGAATCCTCAAGTTTCAGGAGTTGATCTGCCCAAGCTGGGGAAAGGAATGTCCAGCAGCTTTCGATCAACGATGGAGTGTATCAAGGCCTTCACAAATCAGCATTGGCCTCCATAG